One genomic window of Salmo salar chromosome ssa12, Ssal_v3.1, whole genome shotgun sequence includes the following:
- the ubl5 gene encoding Ubiquitin-like protein 5: MIEVVCNDRLGKKVRVKCNSEDTIGDLKKLIAAQTGTRWDKIVLKKWYTIFKDHVSLGDYEIHDGQNLELYYQ; encoded by the exons ATGATTGAGGTGGTTTGCAATGACCGGCTGGGCAAGAAGGTCCGGGTGAAGTGCAA CTCAGAAGACACTATAGGAGACCTGAAGAAGCTCATCGCTGCCCAGACAGGCACACGGTGGGACAAGATCGTACTCAAGAAATG GTACACCATATTCAAGGACCACGTGTCTCTGGGAGACT ATGAGATCCATGATGGGCAGAACCTGGAGCTGTACTACCAGTAG